A part of Actinobaculum sp. 313 genomic DNA contains:
- a CDS encoding ferredoxin, giving the protein MADFFEGSVPERLARNVYEVDEGNPHIEVNQEIAKATGTGKVLVRVCPAHVYSEEPDGTISVEYAACLECGTCLAVAAPGALKWHYPASSMGVVFREG; this is encoded by the coding sequence ATGGCTGATTTCTTTGAAGGAAGTGTTCCCGAGCGGCTGGCCAGGAACGTCTACGAGGTGGACGAGGGCAATCCGCATATCGAGGTGAACCAGGAGATCGCCAAGGCGACGGGCACCGGCAAGGTGCTGGTGCGTGTGTGCCCGGCTCATGTGTATTCCGAAGAGCCCGACGGGACCATTTCGGTTGAGTATGCGGCTTGCCTGGAATGCGGCACCTGTTTGGCTGTTGCAGCACCCGGTGCGCTGAAGTGGCACTACCCGGCCAGTTCGATGGGCGTCGTGTTCCGCGAGGGCTGA